In Luteitalea sp. TBR-22, one genomic interval encodes:
- the rpsB gene encoding 30S ribosomal protein S2 encodes MTPIAVKDLLEAGVHFGHQTKRWNPKMKPYIFGERNGIYIIDLGKTARLFRDAEQFVMQLASEGRTLLFVGTKRQAQEAIAEEAARCGMYHVNQRWLGGLLTNFSTIQRSLARLRDLEAMETDGRYDMLSKKEIARLEKEKRKLQKNLDGIRHMDRLPDAVFIVDTKHEQIAVDEARKLKIPVIGIVDTNCDPDQVNFAVPGNDDALRAIRLFASRIADAVIAGRGVRESAQAEAPVVVGPDGEAVGKSGEPLRAQQRQAPRVAAPKSEPATPASV; translated from the coding sequence TTGACCCCGATCGCTGTCAAAGACCTGCTCGAGGCTGGTGTGCACTTCGGCCACCAGACCAAGCGCTGGAACCCGAAGATGAAGCCGTACATCTTCGGCGAGCGCAATGGCATCTACATCATCGACCTCGGCAAGACCGCGCGCCTGTTCCGCGACGCCGAGCAGTTCGTGATGCAGCTGGCCAGCGAGGGCCGGACGCTGCTGTTTGTCGGCACCAAGCGGCAGGCGCAGGAAGCGATTGCCGAGGAAGCCGCCCGCTGTGGCATGTACCACGTCAACCAGCGGTGGCTCGGCGGCCTCCTCACCAACTTCTCCACCATCCAGCGCTCGCTGGCGCGCCTGCGCGACCTCGAGGCCATGGAGACCGACGGCCGCTACGACATGCTGTCGAAGAAGGAGATCGCGCGGCTCGAGAAGGAGAAGCGCAAGCTCCAGAAGAACCTCGACGGCATCCGTCACATGGATCGCCTGCCCGACGCGGTGTTCATCGTCGACACCAAGCACGAGCAGATCGCCGTGGACGAGGCCCGCAAGCTGAAGATCCCGGTCATCGGCATCGTCGACACCAACTGCGATCCGGATCAGGTGAACTTCGCGGTGCCGGGCAACGACGACGCGCTCCGCGCCATCCGCCTCTTCGCCTCGCGCATCGCCGACGCGGTGATCGCGGGCCGTGGCGTCCGCGAGTCGGCGCAGGCCGAGGCGCCCGTGGTGGTCGGACCCGATGGCGAGGCCGTCGGCAAGTCCGGCGAGCCCCTGCGCGCCCAGCAGCGGCAGGCGCCTCGCGTCGCCGCCCCCAAGTCCGAACCCGCCACGCCGGCCTCGGTGTAA
- the pilQ gene encoding type IV pilus secretin family protein, which yields MMRPRTPILAALTAVLVAGVPSRALVAAVPVTPREVLQLVQDGQRLLIDTPGGVSSAPAARPAGQAADPEAARTLTAVRATREDGDVLVTLEGDGKLAATAVQVPDATPARLVLDFAGVAHKVAATTPVNAGLVRRVRVARNSATPLVTRVVIDLSGTFLYKVRPAADQRSLVVTIGNPSQRARRDDEALSRAFGAAPAPAVTRAATRPATPAPTPGPAPTPAPVAASAKVAEAPPPAAPRPAVRRTTTPAPVPSAQVATEPPAVTTTQAMSGGKYTGHPISLDFQGVDLRAVLRTFAEVTGLNLVIDPGVKGVVDVTLRDVPWDQALEMILRANQLAYSVDGTIVRIAPMATFSTEAADRRKQAEERLRELAVSKKEYRTVRLSYANAKDVAQLVAKTGLTTYGEVQVDENTNTLILFDIPDGITKAQQLLGELDRPQAQVEIEARIVRTTKSAARELGLLWGFGGKATPELGNTLPLAFPNSVVAGGVAGSVNTAADNAFLKLGSINGAFNLDVALSALETQGRVSIMLRPRVVTQNNVKATITRGQEIPYTTLQTPAGGDGVNVIQPVPQVQFKTAALTLNVTPRITEANTVILDVDVDNGSPGQVEANGNRSINTQRVTTRVLVADQGTTVIGGINEAVTQFTEDRTPGLYKVPLIGRLFRRDSSTDDEGELLIFITPRILRDGGPVK from the coding sequence ATGATGCGCCCGCGCACGCCGATCCTCGCAGCCCTCACGGCGGTCCTCGTCGCCGGCGTCCCCTCACGGGCGCTGGTGGCGGCCGTCCCCGTGACGCCTCGCGAGGTCTTGCAGCTGGTCCAGGATGGACAGCGCCTGCTCATCGACACGCCAGGTGGCGTGTCTTCGGCACCGGCCGCGAGGCCGGCCGGTCAGGCCGCCGACCCGGAGGCCGCACGCACGCTGACCGCCGTGCGGGCCACCCGGGAGGACGGCGACGTGCTGGTCACCCTCGAGGGTGACGGCAAGCTCGCGGCCACCGCCGTGCAGGTGCCCGACGCGACACCGGCACGCCTGGTGCTCGACTTCGCCGGCGTCGCCCACAAGGTGGCCGCCACCACGCCCGTCAACGCCGGGCTGGTGCGGCGCGTGCGCGTCGCACGCAACAGTGCCACGCCGCTGGTGACGCGCGTCGTGATCGACCTGTCGGGCACCTTCCTCTACAAGGTGCGGCCGGCCGCCGACCAGCGTTCGCTGGTCGTGACGATCGGTAACCCGTCGCAGCGCGCCCGTCGCGACGACGAGGCACTGAGCCGCGCATTCGGCGCAGCGCCGGCGCCGGCGGTCACGCGGGCGGCGACGCGTCCGGCGACACCCGCTCCGACCCCGGGTCCCGCCCCGACCCCGGCCCCGGTCGCTGCCAGCGCCAAGGTCGCCGAGGCGCCGCCGCCCGCCGCGCCGCGTCCCGCCGTCCGACGGACGACGACGCCGGCGCCGGTGCCGTCGGCACAGGTGGCCACCGAGCCGCCCGCCGTGACGACGACGCAGGCGATGAGCGGTGGCAAGTACACGGGCCATCCGATCTCGCTCGACTTCCAGGGCGTGGACCTGCGCGCCGTGCTCCGCACGTTTGCCGAGGTCACGGGCCTGAACCTGGTGATTGACCCCGGCGTCAAGGGCGTGGTCGACGTGACGCTGCGCGACGTGCCGTGGGACCAGGCGCTCGAGATGATCCTGCGCGCCAACCAGCTGGCCTACAGCGTCGACGGCACCATCGTCCGCATCGCCCCGATGGCGACCTTCTCGACCGAGGCGGCCGATCGCCGCAAGCAGGCCGAGGAGCGCCTGCGCGAGCTGGCGGTCTCCAAGAAGGAGTACCGCACGGTGCGCCTCTCCTACGCCAACGCGAAGGACGTCGCCCAGCTGGTGGCCAAGACCGGCCTCACCACGTACGGCGAGGTGCAGGTCGACGAGAACACCAACACGCTGATCCTGTTCGACATCCCCGACGGCATCACCAAGGCGCAGCAGCTGCTCGGCGAACTCGATCGGCCGCAGGCGCAGGTGGAGATCGAGGCGCGGATCGTGCGCACCACCAAGAGCGCGGCGCGCGAGCTCGGGCTGCTCTGGGGCTTCGGGGGCAAGGCGACCCCCGAGCTGGGCAACACGTTGCCGCTCGCGTTCCCGAACTCGGTGGTGGCCGGCGGCGTGGCCGGCTCGGTCAACACCGCCGCCGACAACGCCTTCCTCAAGCTCGGGAGCATCAACGGCGCCTTCAACCTCGACGTGGCGCTGTCGGCCCTCGAGACCCAGGGGCGCGTGAGCATCATGCTGCGGCCTCGCGTGGTCACCCAGAACAACGTCAAGGCGACGATCACGCGCGGCCAGGAGATTCCCTACACGACGCTGCAGACGCCGGCCGGCGGCGATGGCGTCAACGTGATCCAGCCGGTGCCGCAGGTGCAGTTCAAGACGGCTGCGCTCACCCTGAACGTGACCCCGCGCATCACCGAGGCCAACACGGTGATCCTCGACGTCGACGTCGACAACGGCTCGCCGGGCCAGGTCGAGGCCAACGGCAACCGATCCATCAACACCCAGCGCGTCACCACGCGCGTGCTCGTCGCCGACCAGGGAACCACGGTCATCGGCGGCATCAACGAAGCCGTCACCCAGTTCACCGAGGACCGGACGCCGGGCCTCTACAAGGTGCCGCTCATCGGCCGTCTCTTCCGCCGCGACTCGTCGACCGACGACGAGGGCGAACTGCTCATCTTCATCACGCCGCGCATCCTGCGGGACGGAGGACCCGTCAAATGA
- a CDS encoding tetratricopeptide repeat protein, translating into MPTGNPLEQLRRRMQSHATPAAFAALAEEHRRAGRLDEAIAVCRDGLARYPAYVSARVTLGRALLDTGDLAGALEELEQAVAQAPDNFAAVRALQAAHAAAGAAPPPPPSADLVLHAPTTDDTADIAGDLLARAMGTGVDGPQEFGLGPDWSLPEPPPIPDAAPPLPHPPASEQADTAVAVAHGDAPTMCFTPPHVQGEEPAGIWPVPAPPLTSDPVTDAAPVFSWALDPPAGEHPESDGGQAAVSQMPPASIWDAPTIDAPLASLLPSAIDEAAVAAPAASTPMSDADAGVEAAAPIEATPVDPPPSGFWSDFGDVGTGASDPVPFSGWGELPIPESDASPAGASWGDDAAGAWASQDGPSAAWTLPGADEVSTTPFQDVLGQEVERPVPASFAEREATGVDPVPFGDATEPDPSATPWQGTLASALEEVFTRAGTAPGASLEPPTSEVTAVRMAMADLAVEAAIEDAAQPDTAPALASLEQLLANVRARRASLFTGLPS; encoded by the coding sequence ATGCCGACGGGGAACCCGCTCGAACAGCTCCGGCGCCGCATGCAGTCGCATGCGACGCCGGCCGCCTTTGCCGCCCTCGCGGAGGAACATCGCCGCGCGGGACGCCTCGACGAGGCCATCGCGGTGTGCCGCGACGGCCTGGCGCGCTATCCCGCCTACGTGTCGGCGCGCGTGACCCTCGGGCGCGCGCTTCTCGACACCGGCGACCTGGCGGGTGCGCTCGAGGAACTCGAGCAGGCCGTGGCGCAGGCCCCGGACAACTTCGCCGCCGTCCGGGCGCTGCAGGCCGCGCACGCTGCGGCAGGCGCCGCACCGCCGCCGCCGCCCTCGGCCGACCTCGTCCTGCACGCGCCGACGACCGACGACACGGCCGACATCGCCGGCGATCTCCTGGCCCGCGCGATGGGCACGGGCGTGGACGGGCCGCAGGAGTTCGGACTCGGGCCCGACTGGTCGCTGCCGGAACCGCCGCCGATCCCGGACGCGGCCCCTCCGCTGCCGCACCCTCCGGCCTCCGAACAGGCGGACACGGCGGTCGCCGTCGCCCACGGCGACGCGCCGACGATGTGCTTCACGCCGCCCCATGTGCAGGGCGAGGAGCCGGCCGGCATCTGGCCGGTGCCGGCCCCTCCGCTCACCAGCGACCCGGTCACCGACGCCGCGCCCGTCTTCTCGTGGGCCCTGGATCCGCCCGCCGGGGAACACCCCGAGAGCGACGGGGGGCAGGCCGCGGTGTCGCAGATGCCGCCGGCGAGCATCTGGGACGCCCCGACCATCGACGCGCCCCTGGCCAGCCTCCTGCCATCGGCCATCGACGAGGCTGCCGTGGCCGCGCCTGCTGCATCGACGCCAATGTCGGACGCCGATGCCGGGGTCGAGGCCGCTGCGCCGATCGAGGCCACGCCGGTCGATCCGCCGCCTTCGGGCTTCTGGAGCGACTTCGGCGATGTCGGCACCGGCGCCAGTGATCCGGTGCCGTTCTCGGGGTGGGGCGAGCTGCCCATCCCGGAGTCCGACGCGTCTCCCGCAGGCGCCTCATGGGGCGACGATGCCGCCGGGGCGTGGGCATCGCAGGACGGCCCCTCGGCGGCCTGGACGCTGCCAGGAGCCGACGAGGTGTCCACGACGCCGTTCCAGGACGTGCTGGGCCAGGAGGTGGAGCGGCCGGTGCCGGCATCGTTCGCCGAGCGCGAGGCCACGGGTGTCGATCCCGTGCCCTTCGGCGACGCCACCGAGCCCGACCCGTCCGCGACGCCGTGGCAGGGTACCCTGGCGTCGGCCCTCGAAGAGGTCTTCACGCGCGCCGGCACCGCGCCCGGCGCGTCGCTGGAGCCACCGACGAGCGAGGTCACGGCTGTCCGCATGGCGATGGCCGACCTGGCCGTGGAAGCGGCCATCGAGGACGCCGCGCAGCCCGACACGGCGCCGGCGCTGGCCTCGCTCGAGCAGTTGCTGGCCAACGTCCGGGCCCGCCGCGCCTCGCTGTTCACCGGCTTGCCGTCGTAG
- the accB gene encoding acetyl-CoA carboxylase biotin carboxyl carrier protein, which translates to MTLDEIKQILDLVREHELSEFELEQEGVKLRVRKKGQDAPAVVVGPGHSIPMPVMAPGLLAAPAPPEASAPEVTETEGVELAVVKSPIVGTFYRAPEPTASPFVNVGDTVRKNQVLCLIEAMKLMNEIVSEYDGEIVQIFVENGQPVQYGERLFAVRAR; encoded by the coding sequence ATGACACTCGACGAAATCAAGCAGATCCTCGACCTGGTCCGTGAACACGAGCTCTCCGAGTTCGAGCTGGAACAGGAAGGCGTCAAGCTGCGGGTCCGCAAGAAGGGCCAGGACGCCCCCGCCGTGGTCGTGGGTCCCGGCCACTCGATCCCCATGCCCGTCATGGCGCCCGGCCTGCTCGCCGCCCCGGCACCCCCGGAGGCGTCGGCGCCCGAGGTGACCGAGACCGAGGGCGTCGAGCTCGCGGTGGTGAAGTCGCCGATCGTCGGCACGTTCTACCGCGCGCCCGAGCCCACCGCGTCGCCCTTCGTCAACGTCGGCGACACGGTGCGCAAGAACCAGGTCCTGTGCCTGATCGAGGCCATGAAGCTGATGAACGAGATCGTCTCGGAGTACGACGGCGAGATCGTGCAGATCTTCGTCGAGAACGGCCAGCCCGTGCAGTACGGCGAGCGGCTGTTCGCCGTGCGCGCGCGCTAG
- the pilM gene encoding type IV pilus biogenesis protein PilM gives MLFRKQKPVVGLDIGSSAIKAVELKASGKGWKVVAFGVEPLPPDTIVDGAIIDGTAVADAIRRLFDRLGIKNKEVAASLSGNAVIVKKITLPAMTDAELSTSITWEAEQYIPFDIQDVNLDYQVLSRPPKAAAGATMDVLLVAAKKETIADYTGVIAQAGKLPAIVDVDAFALQNAYEANYGTRDAIVALLNIGASAININIVRGDQSLFTRDVPIGGNAYTEALQKDFQIAQESADLLKRGYPADGLDPTQTGPSLQMVTEAVLLEVQKTLDFFRGTTGADHIDLLMVTGGASQVAGLVEALQERLGYPVELLDPFKTVSFDAAKFGVPVLSEAAAAATVAVGLALRRKGDR, from the coding sequence GTGCTGTTCCGCAAACAGAAACCCGTCGTCGGGCTGGACATCGGGTCGAGCGCCATCAAGGCGGTCGAGCTCAAGGCCTCGGGCAAGGGCTGGAAGGTGGTCGCCTTCGGCGTCGAGCCGTTGCCGCCCGACACCATCGTCGACGGCGCGATCATCGACGGCACCGCCGTCGCCGACGCGATCCGTCGCCTGTTCGACCGCCTCGGCATCAAGAACAAGGAGGTCGCCGCCTCCCTGTCCGGCAACGCCGTCATCGTCAAGAAGATCACGCTGCCGGCGATGACCGACGCCGAACTGTCGACCTCCATCACCTGGGAGGCCGAGCAGTACATCCCATTCGACATCCAGGACGTCAACCTGGACTACCAGGTGCTGAGCCGGCCGCCCAAGGCCGCCGCCGGCGCCACCATGGACGTCCTCCTGGTGGCCGCCAAGAAGGAGACGATCGCCGACTACACCGGCGTGATCGCGCAGGCCGGCAAGCTGCCGGCCATCGTCGACGTCGATGCCTTCGCGCTGCAGAACGCCTACGAAGCCAACTACGGCACCCGCGATGCGATCGTCGCCCTGCTCAACATCGGGGCCAGCGCCATCAACATCAACATCGTCCGCGGCGACCAGTCGCTGTTCACCCGCGACGTGCCGATCGGCGGTAACGCCTACACCGAGGCCCTGCAGAAGGACTTCCAGATCGCGCAGGAAAGCGCCGACCTGCTCAAGCGCGGTTATCCGGCCGACGGCCTCGACCCGACGCAGACCGGCCCGAGCCTCCAGATGGTGACCGAGGCCGTGCTGCTCGAGGTGCAGAAGACGCTCGACTTCTTCCGCGGCACCACCGGGGCCGACCACATCGACCTGCTCATGGTGACCGGCGGGGCCTCGCAGGTCGCCGGCCTCGTGGAAGCCCTGCAGGAACGCCTCGGATACCCGGTCGAGTTGCTCGACCCGTTCAAGACCGTCAGCTTCGACGCCGCCAAATTCGGCGTGCCCGTGCTGTCGGAGGCTGCTGCCGCCGCCACGGTGGCCGTTGGCCTCGCCCTCCGAAGGAAGGGGGACCGATGA
- a CDS encoding PilN domain-containing protein — protein sequence MIRVNLLASEQQRTAAPAFSGLSANKVHILGAALVALCVAAAGYRHLDLQAQQSNADRQLAAARAEEQRLKAVTEELARFEAQTALLQQRVALIEQLRKGQRSPVTLLDQVSRQLPDRLWLTTLNQAGADVTLEGRTTTLTALSDLIGNLENSGVFSRPVEIVSSEIESGRGQADLMKFTVRATFPMGDIEPPADAAPARPGAAARPPVGR from the coding sequence ATGATTCGCGTCAACCTCCTCGCCAGCGAACAGCAGCGGACCGCCGCGCCCGCGTTCTCCGGTCTGAGCGCCAACAAGGTCCACATCCTCGGGGCTGCGCTGGTCGCCCTGTGCGTGGCCGCTGCCGGCTACCGGCACCTCGACCTGCAGGCGCAGCAGAGCAATGCCGACCGCCAGCTGGCCGCGGCGCGCGCCGAAGAGCAGCGGCTCAAGGCCGTCACCGAGGAACTCGCGCGGTTCGAGGCCCAGACGGCGCTGTTGCAGCAGCGCGTCGCCTTGATCGAGCAGCTCCGCAAGGGCCAGCGCTCGCCGGTGACCCTGCTGGACCAGGTCAGCAGGCAGCTGCCCGACCGCCTGTGGCTCACGACCCTCAACCAGGCGGGCGCCGACGTCACGCTCGAGGGCCGCACGACCACGCTCACCGCGCTGTCGGACCTGATCGGGAACCTCGAGAACTCCGGCGTGTTCAGCCGCCCCGTCGAGATCGTCAGCAGCGAGATCGAGAGCGGGCGCGGGCAGGCCGACCTGATGAAGTTCACCGTGCGCGCCACGTTCCCGATGGGCGACATCGAGCCGCCCGCCGACGCGGCGCCCGCTCGCCCTGGCGCCGCTGCCCGGCCGCCGGTCGGTCGCTGA
- the rpsI gene encoding 30S ribosomal protein S9, with protein MAVIQYYGTGRRKSSTARVFLRPGSGQITINHKPIADAVNTESLRLQVRSPLVLTETLDKFDVVATTAGGGISGMAGALRLGIARALCLYNAELRGRLKKAGLLTRDQRAKERKKYGLAGARKRFQFSKR; from the coding sequence GTGGCAGTCATCCAGTACTACGGCACCGGGCGTCGCAAGTCCTCGACGGCTCGTGTTTTCCTGCGCCCTGGCTCCGGCCAGATCACGATCAACCACAAGCCGATTGCCGACGCGGTCAACACCGAGTCGCTGCGCCTGCAGGTCCGCTCGCCGCTCGTGCTGACCGAGACCCTCGACAAGTTCGACGTGGTCGCGACGACCGCCGGTGGCGGCATCTCGGGCATGGCCGGCGCGCTGCGCCTGGGCATCGCGCGGGCGCTCTGCCTGTACAACGCAGAGCTGCGCGGGCGCCTGAAGAAGGCCGGCCTGCTGACGCGCGACCAGCGCGCCAAGGAACGCAAGAAGTACGGCCTGGCTGGCGCGCGCAAGCGCTTCCAGTTCAGCAAGCGCTAG
- a CDS encoding Xaa-Pro peptidase family protein — translation MRAPDPLPPFDFRNRLARATAALRAAQADLLVVSHLPNLRYLSGLEATAGAGVLTADGHLHLLVDPRYEAAAAVRAAEVGADLLTPVHTADTPTPAWIARHCVFLGARRLVVESRALSLHDARQMQSALEAAGWGGELVETPLDVVEGLRRVKDPVELALLREGGARLSDAARSILADRVARPGRTELEVAAEIDARVRAVGFSRAAFDTIVASGPRSAFPHARPTARRLEAGDVVVLDFGGVYGGYCVDLTRTVSLGHPSSEVDRQYHAVRAAQQAGCAAVGPGVLPAHVDRAARQVLEAAGLGETFGHGTGHGLGLEVHEAPRLARPRPEDAAQPPLEAGVACTIEPGAYVTGRAGIRIEDDVVVTVDGHESITDVPLGWPTAH, via the coding sequence GTGCGCGCCCCGGACCCCCTGCCGCCCTTCGACTTCCGCAATCGGCTGGCCCGTGCCACGGCCGCCCTGCGGGCGGCGCAGGCCGACCTGCTCGTCGTCTCGCACCTGCCGAACCTCCGGTATCTCTCGGGGCTCGAGGCGACCGCTGGCGCCGGTGTCCTGACCGCCGACGGCCACCTCCACCTGCTGGTCGATCCCCGCTACGAAGCGGCAGCCGCGGTTCGGGCCGCCGAGGTCGGCGCCGACCTGCTGACCCCCGTCCACACCGCCGACACTCCCACGCCCGCGTGGATCGCCCGCCACTGCGTCTTCCTGGGCGCCCGTCGGCTGGTGGTGGAGAGCCGTGCGTTGTCGCTCCACGACGCGCGGCAGATGCAGTCGGCGCTGGAGGCGGCAGGGTGGGGCGGCGAGTTGGTCGAGACCCCGCTCGACGTGGTGGAAGGCCTGCGGCGCGTCAAGGATCCGGTCGAACTGGCGCTCCTGCGGGAGGGCGGTGCCCGCCTCTCGGACGCGGCCCGGTCCATCCTTGCCGACCGGGTGGCCCGGCCCGGACGGACGGAACTCGAGGTGGCGGCCGAGATCGACGCAAGGGTCCGTGCAGTCGGGTTTTCGCGGGCCGCGTTCGACACGATCGTGGCCAGCGGGCCCCGCAGCGCCTTCCCGCACGCCCGCCCGACCGCCCGCCGCCTCGAGGCCGGCGATGTGGTGGTGCTGGACTTCGGGGGCGTGTACGGCGGATACTGCGTCGATTTGACCCGGACCGTGAGTCTGGGGCACCCTTCGTCCGAGGTCGACCGCCAGTACCACGCGGTCCGCGCGGCGCAGCAGGCCGGATGCGCCGCGGTTGGCCCGGGCGTGCTGCCGGCCCACGTGGACCGGGCAGCCCGGCAGGTGCTCGAGGCTGCAGGCCTCGGGGAGACATTCGGACACGGCACGGGACACGGCCTCGGCCTCGAAGTACACGAGGCCCCGCGGTTGGCGCGCCCTCGGCCGGAAGACGCTGCCCAGCCCCCCCTCGAGGCTGGCGTGGCCTGCACCATCGAACCGGGGGCATACGTGACAGGCCGCGCCGGCATCCGCATCGAGGACGATGTCGTGGTGACGGTGGACGGACACGAATCGATCACCGACGTGCCCCTCGGCTGGCCGACCGCACACTGA
- the rplM gene encoding 50S ribosomal protein L13 — MSTFIPSAKSIERRWHVIDAAGQSLGRVASLAAKVLQGKHKPTYTPYIDCGDHVVVVNAGQAVLTGQKEEQKLYRYHSGYEGGLREERAKDLRKRRPARLMEEAIRGMLPKTKMGDQMYRKLNVYERADHPHAAQKPQSLEVE; from the coding sequence ATGAGCACGTTCATTCCGAGCGCCAAGTCCATCGAGCGACGCTGGCACGTCATCGATGCGGCAGGCCAGTCGCTCGGGCGGGTGGCCAGCCTGGCCGCCAAGGTCCTGCAGGGCAAGCACAAGCCGACCTACACGCCGTACATCGACTGCGGTGATCACGTCGTCGTGGTCAACGCGGGCCAGGCCGTGCTGACCGGGCAGAAGGAAGAACAGAAGCTGTACCGGTATCACTCCGGTTACGAAGGTGGGTTGCGTGAAGAGCGCGCCAAGGACCTTCGGAAGCGTCGCCCGGCGCGCCTGATGGAGGAAGCCATCCGCGGGATGCTCCCCAAGACGAAGATGGGCGACCAGATGTACCGGAAGCTGAACGTCTACGAGCGCGCCGACCATCCGCACGCGGCGCAGAAGCCCCAGTCCCTCGAGGTCGAGTAA
- a CDS encoding type 4a pilus biogenesis protein PilO codes for MELGLNKLPWWGQLALYVVLGAGLVATHHYMYAVDMEAKVARTHAQRRTIETGIARARVEERRLPEFRSRIAELNARLAALRNVLPEQKDVGDLLRRIQTLATQSNLTIRGFKPQPVAQRQQHAEWPISLQLEGTYHDLGAFFDKVSRMPRIINISGINIKAHATTEPSPATVDAQCTVTTFVLMEAPAPGARPGARPAGAGARPPVAAR; via the coding sequence ATGGAACTCGGACTGAACAAGTTGCCGTGGTGGGGCCAGCTGGCCCTGTACGTGGTGCTCGGCGCCGGACTCGTCGCGACGCACCACTACATGTACGCCGTGGACATGGAAGCCAAGGTGGCCCGCACGCACGCCCAGCGCCGGACGATCGAGACCGGCATCGCCCGCGCTCGTGTGGAGGAGCGACGCCTGCCGGAGTTCCGCTCGCGCATCGCGGAGCTGAACGCACGGCTCGCCGCACTGCGCAACGTGCTGCCGGAGCAGAAGGACGTGGGCGATCTCCTGCGCCGCATCCAGACGCTCGCGACCCAGTCCAACCTGACCATCCGCGGCTTCAAGCCGCAGCCGGTGGCGCAGCGGCAGCAGCACGCCGAATGGCCCATCTCGTTGCAGCTCGAGGGCACGTACCACGACCTCGGCGCCTTCTTCGACAAGGTCAGCCGGATGCCGCGCATCATCAACATCTCCGGCATCAACATCAAGGCGCACGCGACCACCGAGCCATCGCCGGCCACCGTGGACGCGCAGTGCACCGTCACCACGTTCGTCCTCATGGAAGCGCCGGCGCCCGGCGCCCGGCCCGGGGCGCGCCCGGCTGGCGCCGGCGCCCGTCCGCCCGTTGCAGCGCGCTGA
- a CDS encoding pilus assembly protein PilP, which produces MLLKLTCRVVLLSVAIAVPGFAQAAGTTTRTPATPVTAPKGTAPAAKAPAAPEDRAGYDPAGRRDPFVSLMSRGESRLPMAGRPSGVRGLLIGELSVRGVLRTNGALLAIVQAPDNKTYTLHPGDTLYDGTVKVVGADAVVFLQRVEDPLSPVKQREIRKSLRNTEEFR; this is translated from the coding sequence ATGCTGCTGAAACTGACCTGCCGCGTCGTGCTGTTGTCGGTCGCGATCGCCGTGCCGGGCTTTGCCCAGGCCGCCGGCACGACCACCAGGACTCCCGCCACTCCCGTGACCGCGCCGAAGGGGACCGCGCCTGCAGCCAAGGCGCCGGCCGCCCCCGAGGACCGGGCCGGCTACGACCCGGCGGGGCGCCGCGACCCGTTCGTGAGCCTCATGTCGCGCGGCGAGTCCAGGCTGCCGATGGCCGGGCGACCCTCCGGCGTGCGCGGCCTGCTGATCGGCGAGCTGAGCGTGCGCGGCGTCCTGCGCACCAACGGGGCGCTGCTGGCCATCGTGCAGGCCCCCGACAACAAGACCTACACCCTCCACCCCGGCGACACGCTCTACGACGGCACCGTCAAGGTCGTGGGCGCCGACGCCGTCGTCTTCCTGCAGCGGGTCGAGGATCCGCTGTCTCCCGTGAAGCAGCGGGAGATCCGCAAGTCCCTGAGAAACACAGAGGAGTTCCGATGA
- a CDS encoding PKD domain-containing protein: MMTARRSSLLLLALAGLWVSTACTSKPDIPKATGPSELGLSLQVLASPDVLNTDGMSTSQITVTARGPNSEPKAGVPLRADIRVNGAIVDLGSLSSKQLSTGGDGRATVVYTAPPGGLSGNADRGNVVQVAFSPLSGDYANAVERAVSIRLVPLGTIVFPGQPIANFSWRPTEPYAMDEVTLDAGLSKDCPLNATAPSDCYDSPTLQYEWNMDDRGIILQGRVIKYQFPQRGDYFVKLTVTNALGNKVSVTKQIDVLARP; encoded by the coding sequence ATGATGACCGCACGACGTTCCTCGCTTCTGCTGCTTGCCCTGGCAGGCCTGTGGGTCTCGACGGCCTGCACGTCCAAGCCCGACATCCCGAAGGCGACCGGCCCCTCCGAACTCGGCCTGTCCCTGCAGGTGCTGGCCTCGCCCGACGTCCTGAACACCGATGGCATGTCGACGTCGCAGATCACCGTCACCGCGCGCGGGCCCAACAGCGAGCCCAAGGCCGGCGTGCCCCTGCGCGCCGACATCCGCGTCAACGGCGCCATCGTCGACCTCGGCAGCCTGTCGTCCAAGCAGCTGAGCACCGGCGGCGACGGGCGCGCCACCGTGGTGTACACCGCGCCTCCCGGCGGGCTGAGCGGCAACGCCGACCGCGGCAACGTCGTGCAGGTCGCCTTCTCGCCCCTCAGCGGCGACTACGCCAACGCGGTGGAGCGCGCCGTCAGCATCCGTCTGGTGCCGCTCGGGACGATCGTCTTCCCCGGCCAGCCGATCGCCAACTTCTCCTGGAGACCCACCGAGCCGTATGCCATGGACGAAGTGACGCTGGACGCCGGGCTGTCGAAGGACTGCCCGCTCAACGCGACCGCGCCGTCCGACTGCTACGACTCGCCGACGCTGCAGTACGAGTGGAACATGGACGATCGCGGCATCATCCTGCAGGGCCGCGTCATCAAGTACCAGTTCCCGCAGCGCGGGGACTACTTCGTGAAGCTCACCGTCACCAACGCGCTGGGCAACAAGGTCTCGGTGACCAAGCAGATCGACGTGCTCGCGCGCCCGTAG